CCCCGGCAGATCGGCACCCCATGAGGTCAGGTCGACTCCGGTCAGCACGACCTCATTGAAGCCGCGATCGCGCAACCGCTTGATCTGATCGACCACGACACCGGCAGGAACCGAACGCGAATTGCCGCGGCCATAGGGAATAATGCAGAAGGTACAACGGTGATCGCAACCATTCTGAACCTGCACATAGGCCCGGTGCCGCCCGAATCCGTCGATCAGGTGACCGGCGGTTTCCTCGACCGACATGATATCGTCCACAATCACCCGCTCGGTCTGACCGATCAGATCGGGGGTGAGGCTGGCCCAGGTCGCGTGCTGCATCTTCTCGGTATTGCCGACAACGCGTGTCACTTCGGGCATGGCTGCGAAGGTCTCGGGCTCGGTCTGGGCAGCGCATCCGGTGACGATCACCGGCGCACCGGGATTGTCGCGGGCGAGACGGCGGATATCCTGCCGGGCCTTGCGCACAGCCTCGGCTGTCACCGCGCAGGTATTCACAATGACCGCGCCTTTCAGCCCGGCCGCCTCGGCCATTTCGCGCATCGCCTCGGATTCATAGGCATTCAGGCGGCAGCCATGTGTAGAGAAAACCGGAGCGCTCATCCCCGCCAGACCCCGTCAAAGACATGAGCAGTTGGGCCGGTCATCCAGACGCCATCCTCGCGCCAGTCAATCCATAGCGTACCGCCCGCAAGCTCGACCTGCACCTTCCGCCCGGTAATCCCGCGCCGCGCCGCAGCCACCGCTGCCGCGCAGGAGCATGACCCCGAGGCAAGCGTCTTGCCAACACCCCTTTCCCAGACCCGGACATGCAGCGTATCGGGCGCAATCAGCTGGCAGATCTCGACATTCGTGCGCTCGGGATAAAGCGGATGAACCTCGTGCCGCGCACCGAATGCAGCAAAATTGCCCGCATCGGCAGGGTCATCCATGAAGAAGGTCATATGAGGATTTCCCATTCCGGTCGCAACCGGATCCCCTTCGATGGGCAGATGATCGATATCGACCTCTTCCGCCAGCGGGATCCTGCGCCAGTCCAGAACCGGCGGCCCCATATTCACCCGGGTCAGCCCATCCCCGGCATCCTCGGCAACCAGCACGGCATGATCAGTCCTGAGCCGCAGCGCCTTGTGGCCCGTGGAGTCCATCAGAAACCGCGCGATACAGCGCGTGGCATTCCCGCAAGCCGCCGAGGGCGAGCCGTCTGCGTTGAAGAAAACCAGCCGTGCATCGGCGTCGTCATCATGGCCGATCGTCGCAAGCTGATCGAATCCCACCCCGAAATGCCGGTCGGCAATAGCCGCGATCGCAGCAGCATCCGGCGCCTCCAGCCCGTGGCGGAGATCGATGACGACAAAATCATTGCCGAGTCCATGCATCTTCATGAACGGCAGACCGGGCTGACGGGCGTGTTCCATCCGCCTCATATAGTGCGCCCCAAAACTTTTCGCCAGACACGTGTTTTTCCACTTGACCCCGCAGGCGCGCAAAACTAGGAAAGCGCCCTGTGATGTGGGCCCGTAGCTCAGTTGGTAGAGCAACTGACTTTTAATCAGTGGGTCACAGGTTCGAATCCTGTCGGGCTCACCACTTATCATTAAATATGACGGGTGACACCCGAGTTGGCCATTTTGGACAGGATTTTGTCCATTTGCGACAGATATCCTGTCCATTGGCGCTCCTCTTGTTCAGAGCGACCTAAGCTTTGCCTCAAAGATCAACTATCGCAGCGGTTCTCGCCTTCGCGATTGGGACGCGTTCGATAGGAGGGGCGGTTTACGGAATTTCGTCGCGCACACGAACCAATGTTAGTGGAAAGTTCCGGAATTTGACCAATGCGAAACCCGAGTGCTTCAATCAGCATTGCGCGTGTCAAGTTTCGTATCGTACGCTGAGCCACCGACCTCAGGTAGACTCGGGGCGGTTTGTGGAATTACTCTGCGGCAACTGCATGATGTGCGGTCAGGATGACCAGAACGCCGCCATCAAGATCAACCTGATCCGATTGCGTCGGCTCCGGGAACGGATTGCGGTCGCGGGCCATATCAGCCAGAAGCTCTTGCATGATCACCGTGGCGTCAATCAGGGCCGCGTCCTGTGACGCACCTGTTGCGTTGATCAGCAAGTCAGGGACCACAACACCGAAAAATCCGTACGCGTCGACCGGGTAGATGACGGCAGGATAGTAGATCATGGCTTTCCCTTTCATTTCAGAGTGACGCCGGTTTGCTGCTCAATGGCCCTGACAACGGTTTCCGATATTTCGCGCTGGCGCGATAGTACCGAAACTTTTTCGTCGCCGCGAGAGATGGCCGTGTAATTACCTCTCTCCCTGAAGGTCAGCGAAGCGCAAGGTTTTTCTGATGTCCGGATCAGACAGGTACAAATTCAAGGGAAAAATAGAGGCTGTCCGCTTGAGTTCGTATTCCAAACGCACTCGGCATGGAATCCCTGAACTGGTCTGCATGCTGTCCACAGAAACTGGACAGGTTGAGCGGAGCGAAGGCGAGCAGCGCGGAGACCTCAACGATCGCTGTGGTTCTCGCTTTCGCGATCTCGATGCGATCGACAGGACGGGCTTATTTTGTTGAAAAACTCGTGCTTGATTGAAGGGCATCTGGCTGATTCAATTCCTGCAATGGGTGGGAGGATTGGCGATGATGGGACCGCGGCAGGAGGCGCAGCCGGCGCTGTTTTACGAGTTCTCACTGGAGGATCATGTTCCTCAGGAGCATCTTCTTCGGTCCATTGATCGGTTTGTCGATCTCAGCAGCATCCGTGCGCATCTTTCGGATTTCTACAGCCACACCGGCCGGCCGTCTGTCGATCCCGAGTTGCTGATCCGGATGCTGCTGGTTGGCTATTGCTTCGGCATTCGTTCGGAGCGGCGCCTTTGCGAAGAGGTGCATCTGAATCTGGCCTATCGCTGGTTCTGCCGCCTGGATCTCAGCGACCGGGTTCCGGATCATTCGACGTTTTCGAAGAACCGGCACGGGCGGTTCCGCGACAGCGAGTTGCTGAGGCATCTGTTCGAGATGACCGTCACGCGCTGCATCGAGGAGGGGCTGGTCAGCGGGCAGCGGCTGGCGGTGGATGCCAGCCTGATCGAGGCGGATGCCAATAAGCAGAACTCGACAGCGAAGGAAGATTGGGATGCAACGCTGATAGACCCCTCGGATGCGCCCCGCGCCGTGCGCGAATACCTTGACACGTTGGACAAGGCCGCATTTGGCGCCGCCAGCGAGGTCCATCCGAAATTCACCTCACATTCCGACCCGGCCAGCCAATGGACGGCGGCGCGCAAAGGTCCGGCATTCTTCAGCTATTCCGACAATTACCTGATCGACACGGATCATGGCGTGATTGTCGATGTCGAGGCGACACGATCCATCCGGCAGGCCGAGGTCGGATCAACCAAAACCATGCTGAAGAGGGTGAAAGACAAGTTCGACCTGCATCCTGAACGCCTGATCGCGGATACCGCCTACGGCACCGGACCGATGTTGGGCTGGCTGGTCGACAGGGGCATTGCCCCGCATATCCCTGTCTTCGACAAGTCCGGGCGCAATGACGGCACCTGGACCCGGGCAGACTTCGAATGGGATGCAGAGAACGATCAATACATCTGCCCGGAAGGTCACAGGCTCAAACAGTTCCGCCGCAACTATTCGGACCCGAACCGCGGCCCGACTGGCAAGGGAACCGCCAAATACCGCGCACTGAAACTGACCTGCCAGCCCTGCCCATCGAAACAGAAGTGCTGCCCGAACGCCGATGCCAGATCAATCACCCGCGAGGAACACGAAGATGCGCGCCAGATCGCCCGGGACATCGCCAAGACCCGCCAATACGAAATCTCGATGAAGCTCCGCAAGAAGGTCGAGATGCTGTTTGCTCATCTGAAACGCATCCTCGGGCTGGGGCGCCTGCGGCTAAGGGGACCTTGCGGCGCGAACGACGAATTCCTCCTTGCCGCCACCGCCCAGAACCTCCGCAAACTCGCCAAGATCTTTCCTGCACCGCAGCATCCGCGAAAAGCCTGACACCAGAAAGGCTTGCACCCGAAGGAAACGGTCCAAAAGGCCCCCGATGGCAACGCGTTTTTCCACAGAATGGGCGGAAAGCGGACATGCGGCGGTGCGGCATTGCATCCGCGGCGACACGGGCAAGGCGGTTGTTTATCCGACTCGCGGCACACCCGGCAGAAACCGGTCTGATGACAGCGTAGAAACCTGATGCAGCGTACTCGCAGGCAGGCCGGTTGGCGCCTTCCCCGAGACGGCACACCTAGTGTTCCAGAGCGTCAGGCAGATCACCAAGAAACCGCCGCAGCTTATCACACAAAACTTGGTTCTTGCGAACCTGCTGCCGAACGGCACCTTCGTAGTCTTTGTAGGTCGGGAACCGCAGCGTCTGCGCCACTTGTCCACGCGCGTTGCATTCACGCATTTTATAGCGGCGAAGAAGTGTTTCTAGGTCGTTCTGCGCAACGGCTGCATCAAAGCGATCTAGTTCCTCTTTTAGGACGGCATCAAGGTCGAGCAGAATTGTCCGCGGCCCCCCAGCTTGAACGTCCTCCCAAGTCGGAGCCTGCCGCTGAAGATGCTCGCTCAACTGCATCTCGGCGGCGCGAGCGCAAAGACGGTCCTTCTGCTTAGCGAGTTCGCGCACCGCGCCAGCGATGGCGGTCTCCTGCATTATCGCGGCGTCGAACCCATCGAGGTGTTCGGCCTGAGCCAGCGCCACAGCTTTGATCACATCGGGGTGGTAGTATAGAGCTTCAACGGCGTTCAGGCCCAAGACGTATACCCGATCTTTCACGTGTTCGTTACGGGTGTCGTCATCGCGTCCGTCGTGGTCGATCAGCCCGAACACCTCGATGTGATGGAGGCCAGAAGCGCCACGCATCCCCTTCGTAGCCGCGATGACGTCGCGCGACGATCCTTTGGGCACGACGGAGACGCCGGGAAGGAGGGTCGCATAAAGACCGCCATCCAGGCTGGCATCGGTGCCTTCTACGAAGAGAACGCGGCGGCGCGCGCCAAGGATGTCGCGGCGGACAAGCTCCGGGACGTCCTCGCCCGCGTCGAGAAGGTCAAAGTCCCACGCGACCACCTGCTGCGTTGGTCCGGCCCGCCGGACGTCGCGCATAAGGAGCATCCGCGCCTGGGGATGCTCAACGGCGAGGTCTATGGCATGAGTTGAGACGACCATTGCGCAGTCGGGCCGTTCGGCGAAGAGGTCGCGCAGGAGCGGTGCGATAATGGCGTGGTTCAGGTGCCGCTCGGGCTCGTCGAGGAGGAGGACGGAGTCGGGCGGTGCGATCAGCACGGTCGCGGCGAGGAAAATGGCGGCCCGTTCGCCGTCCGAGACTTCCGCAAAATCGAATGGCTCACCTCCCTCATGTTGGGCTTGCACGGCACGGAATCCGTCGATCTTTACCGTAATCTTGAGTTGGGCTGATGCGAGCAGGCGGTTGAGCTTGTCGACGGGCGTTTCCTCGACGCGGGCAAGTCGAAACTGCGCGCCGCTCGGGTCATCCCGACTGAACTTTGCAAGCGCTTGGTCCAGCCGAACCTGCTCGTTCACAAGATCGAAGAGAAGTGCTTGAACACGGTCAATGTGCGTTTGATCTGAGAAGCGGGCCTGCTCTTGTCGCTCCCAGTGAGACACGTGCTGCTCGTGCTGTTGGCGACTAGCAGCTGTCATCGTCATCGCACCGCTCTGCGTCCACATCTGTCGGTGCGCGGCGACACGGATCACGCTGGTTCCCGCGCCTCGCGATTTCATCAGTGACTGGAGAAACGACGACTTACCGGTCCCGTTGGAACCAAGAAGGAATACGCGATCGCCCACGCTGAGGGGCAAGGTGATTTGCGGCAAATCCCCGTTGTGATCGAACCGATTTATGATCGGAGCGAGGAGCTGGACGCGGTTGGTGCTGTCGATAGCCTCTTGCTTCATCCGTGCCTCTCGTTCGGTCGGGACGACCTGATACTGGAGCGTCAGCCGATCCTCAGGGTC
This sequence is a window from Paracoccus aerodenitrificans. Protein-coding genes within it:
- the dapF gene encoding diaminopimelate epimerase, whose protein sequence is MRRMEHARQPGLPFMKMHGLGNDFVVIDLRHGLEAPDAAAIAAIADRHFGVGFDQLATIGHDDDADARLVFFNADGSPSAACGNATRCIARFLMDSTGHKALRLRTDHAVLVAEDAGDGLTRVNMGPPVLDWRRIPLAEEVDIDHLPIEGDPVATGMGNPHMTFFMDDPADAGNFAAFGARHEVHPLYPERTNVEICQLIAPDTLHVRVWERGVGKTLASGSCSCAAAVAAARRGITGRKVQVELAGGTLWIDWREDGVWMTGPTAHVFDGVWRG
- a CDS encoding IS1182 family transposase, with the protein product MMGPRQEAQPALFYEFSLEDHVPQEHLLRSIDRFVDLSSIRAHLSDFYSHTGRPSVDPELLIRMLLVGYCFGIRSERRLCEEVHLNLAYRWFCRLDLSDRVPDHSTFSKNRHGRFRDSELLRHLFEMTVTRCIEEGLVSGQRLAVDASLIEADANKQNSTAKEDWDATLIDPSDAPRAVREYLDTLDKAAFGAASEVHPKFTSHSDPASQWTAARKGPAFFSYSDNYLIDTDHGVIVDVEATRSIRQAEVGSTKTMLKRVKDKFDLHPERLIADTAYGTGPMLGWLVDRGIAPHIPVFDKSGRNDGTWTRADFEWDAENDQYICPEGHRLKQFRRNYSDPNRGPTGKGTAKYRALKLTCQPCPSKQKCCPNADARSITREEHEDARQIARDIAKTRQYEISMKLRKKVEMLFAHLKRILGLGRLRLRGPCGANDEFLLAATAQNLRKLAKIFPAPQHPRKA
- a CDS encoding AAA family ATPase, yielding MKYNQVPPPHFTAPSGQAVIRYAEHDGRALFGEGETSFETKWSSSSGTDIIAYNDPASTRGIAIAEIAKNPTDITPDDITPLDFTSRTRRPKEGQVLVIENTNGRFLAVQVIDVMATSHGDPEDRLTLQYQVVPTEREARMKQEAIDSTNRVQLLAPIINRFDHNGDLPQITLPLSVGDRVFLLGSNGTGKSSFLQSLMKSRGAGTSVIRVAAHRQMWTQSGAMTMTAASRQQHEQHVSHWERQEQARFSDQTHIDRVQALLFDLVNEQVRLDQALAKFSRDDPSGAQFRLARVEETPVDKLNRLLASAQLKITVKIDGFRAVQAQHEGGEPFDFAEVSDGERAAIFLAATVLIAPPDSVLLLDEPERHLNHAIIAPLLRDLFAERPDCAMVVSTHAIDLAVEHPQARMLLMRDVRRAGPTQQVVAWDFDLLDAGEDVPELVRRDILGARRRVLFVEGTDASLDGGLYATLLPGVSVVPKGSSRDVIAATKGMRGASGLHHIEVFGLIDHDGRDDDTRNEHVKDRVYVLGLNAVEALYYHPDVIKAVALAQAEHLDGFDAAIMQETAIAGAVRELAKQKDRLCARAAEMQLSEHLQRQAPTWEDVQAGGPRTILLDLDAVLKEELDRFDAAVAQNDLETLLRRYKMRECNARGQVAQTLRFPTYKDYEGAVRQQVRKNQVLCDKLRRFLGDLPDALEH